In the Vanessa atalanta chromosome 13, ilVanAtal1.2, whole genome shotgun sequence genome, GTTAAAATCTTATCACAAGAAATGCTACCTAAGAGTGACTACACCTCGTGCTTATTAAAACAACGATACCTGTATTCGTATacgtcataattataaaatttatttatcagctCAATATGAGAATCTGAAAATCCTTAACCTTTATTGCCCAAGAATAAGAAATAGTTAGACTACCAAAACCATTTATGGCCATTTTTATGACTGAAGATGCAATACAATGAAGATTGCCACTTCTATTTTAcccatttttttgtaattttaaaggtgcttatagatgatttaaaaaataaacacaacaatacattttttttttcggaaattTTGAATGTTAAAAGCTCCATTCACACCACGTGAAGAATATGGCAATTATTTATccgacaaatataaaaaaataagaacatgaaaaaaatttacaaattacgaaaatatataaagaatatgcCGTAGGAATGTTTACGTGGATGGATTTTTTTTCTGCATCAAAAACAATGAATATCTGTAGCAAAAATAATAAGAGGGAGACATGTTACGTCCTACTTAGTTAACTAAGTTTTATATATGgtacataattaattgaaagcaaatatacgttttttgattgaaatatttcCTTAATGAATTGCTTTAGCTCAGTGACTTTTGTAACATAGGTCTATGCATATTCAAATACTCAGAACCTACAattttgaatatgaaaaataagcGATGCGTTTCCTTGAacaaattgaatatatgtatacttcTCCTTAAGTAAACATCGGTCAGGTTACAGGTACATTGATGAATTCTCTACATACATTGATGAATctgatgaatttattaattaacagccagtgatattaagtatttaattattcttacgATCTTACGATACATCTAAATCGTTTATAAATCTAAGgcgtttataaatttatgttcgAAAAGAAAGTAACGGCAAAATTgaactttgaaaatataacacTTCTTTGTTTTGCATGActctattaaaataacagtgTTATCTTTGCTAAATAACTATCCTTTAAGCTGATTTAAAGTTATAGATAAGCgaataatgttgaaaaaaattgaTAGACCAATTATATTTCGAAGATTTGCCTTTGCCTTTGCCATttgccaaccttgggaactaagatgttgtcccttgtgtctgtagacaagtacaaataatttattgctaAAAGAAATATGAATTACAACCTATATACCTACATCAAACATTTTAGAGAATATGCGGTTAATACAATTTGTgacaatgtaattaaaaacaaagattttGCTCGCAACCGTCCGCATCGACCAGACATTACGACTGTCCAACAGCGGCCAGTGTATCGTAGAAAAATAAGTGTAAAGCGTTAGCCTTGTGGGTCATTATAACGTATGTGGTAGTGCCGATTATAAGCGGCTATTACATTAACCACAAAACtatgaattaaaatgatttacaaattttattttatttgttgatctatttttttagttgatagatatacattagcagcctgtaaatttacactgctgggctaaggcttcctctccctttgaggcgaaggtttggagcatattccaccacgctgctccaatgcgggttggtggaatacacagaATTGCAAcaggtggcagaattttgttgaaattagacacatgcaggtttcctcccgatattttccttcaccgccaagcaagagatgaattataaacacaaattaagcacatgacaattcaatggtgcctgcctgggtttgataccgaaatcatcagttaagatgcatgcgttctaaccactggaccatttcGGCTCGGTAGACATCACTAGTACTTAAACTAGCCCGAGcctgttacattggctcacttacccttcaaaacggaacacaacaatactgagtgttgctgtttggcggtaatatatgatgagtggccggtacccacccagacgggcttgcacaaagcccatcGCATCACcaagtcaataatattatatttacatactcaCTTAAGAATATCATAATGGAATAAAACATAACTCCGTACACGCAGTTCGGTAGTTTAAACGGTGAATCTTTGGGCATAATACCCAATCCCTTTCCGTACCTGAAACACAATAAcgattgttttttaaacaaaaaaaccactacaaaaagatttattaacttctatattataacatcatttctaaaatttttttttcctatcttTTCTAAACAACGTTATTTAAACGTGCTTAGTTTAACACAGATTTATCTCTTTGTCAGTATTGGTttgtcatttgaaaaaaaaaagacagcATAACAgcattatgtaaataatcacaCCATAACATTTATCTGTAAAAcctttgtattaatattatacgttatttcatttaaattatattatgctaaatttagaatttatttgatCATATCTGATCATTTGGAGCCTAAATGGAGTAAATACCTAAGCAGTTATAGTATTGCGTATGAAATCTATGACGAAAACATTAATATCGGAGAATTAAACGATATAATGTAAGATAATaagttaaaagaaaagaaaatgatTTTGCTGTCCGTACCAAACAGAAGCAAGTATAGACAGCAAGAAAAGAATAGAGGTGCGGCGATCGTAATTATATTCTTTGTCCGAAAcagaaagtgagtttgttttatactatttatagatttGAACCTTAACCTAAGATCGTggttttcaatacattttagttGTTTACAAATTGATCTCATTCTCGGTTAAAGAAACATAACCAGGATACCTGACGGATTTGGAGAAAAAGGTTTTGAATGAATTGTCCAACACTGGGACACATAAAGATTTGTACTACTTATAAATTAACGCCCAACGTCATTACTTTATTACATCATTTCTCTAGAAATAATTTCAGTCCAATACTCAAATATTCCATCTTGTATAAACATTGACATATTACAAGATGAAGCTTTAGAGCAAGACCGAAAGATTATGTTACAAGAAGAGATGAGTCGGTAACTAAAGGCTCGGTAGCGAAAGACGCTTTTGAAGAAGAAAATCGACCCCATTGACGACCCTGAACTATTATCTCTCTAGAGACATACGATTAGGAGGAAAGCCGAACCCCAATAAAATGGCGGCAAGATTTATTTTACTCAAacagaaaaatgtaataataatttaacatttatatattaataaagataagcTAGTAAAATACGAACACCCATGTTCGTTTTTTACAAACACGAATTCATTTACGCTTTCTATTGTCTATGTTATCTTTTGTCTATGGATCTTATCTACGTGTCAGAATTAAACTGTGTCGTTTTCACGAACCacgtttaaatatgtaaaggTTCTACGCGATAGCTTTTCACCGAAACCGCATTgctcgtataataaaattaaccgtGGCCGGGTTACATTAAAAGAGACAAtgtattataactattaataataataatttaaaatggaagATGTATCcgttattaaacataaaaatacttttagataTGAGGTAAAtcatattaaactataaaattccATTGGCATCattttttgtataagttttttataatgattaattattttgtagctGTAATTTGGTAGCCTTTGAAGGTCAATATTTGTAAGTGAGTTTTCCTTTATCTTATGTAACTCGCCGTCGTTTGAAATAGAATTAGTGTTAGATTAGTATAGtagttgtataaattttaagaaacttataaaatgacataaaatattagtagcaAGCcacttaaatatgaatttaaattacattcgaATGTGAACAATTTAAACAACAACTTACTTAGATGTTAACACTTTTGAACAGCTCGCATGTTCAGATATATCGCACAGTGCTTTGTACCCCGGCTTCATCTCAGCCGCCATCTCTACGTAGAGTGCGTATGTAGAGATCAATATACCAAGTAAACATATTGCTATTATAGCACGATTCAGACCTGTGATTTGCATCTTATCCGAAtgatctgtaaataaaaataaaactttcaatatcggataatttattaatatgtagcAGGTATATGATAGGTTGATTTTCCACATTAAGTACCACATTAAGTCATTGATATTCACAAacaactgttttaaaaataacacttagaaaaacaacattaaatataactgCTTATAGCATATTATTGATCAGCATGGTTTACagtattctaatataaatatatatgcatagAAAAACTCTACAgccatttaaaattcaatttttcaaagcaataaatatgttaatctaAAGTTTAAAATCAATTCACGCGAACCCTTGTAAATGAATCAATTCCACTATAAAGTAGGGGAGCCGCATGTTTGAAGACTTGcgtaaaggaaaaaataaaacgtcaggTCTCGTACCAATCTACTTCATTTCACCACCCCTTCGTGTACACGCGGCGTTatggcaaaataaaaattttaaacaaaaccgATACAAAATCGACGCGCTTGAATAAAACatgatttaaaattgatattaaagcTTATGTAAACACACCGATTTATTTCTAcggctataaataaaattatctatatttttaatatataaatattaattacataattaacaaacaaaaaaatcatgACCAATGATTCATAATGTATTGTTTGGCGAGGTAATTAATTACAGGTGTAGCGACAAATATACAGCTTCATCAAATGAATAAACGTACGAAAACAAACAGTCGAGTCCGGTGTCGGACTTACCCTGATAAATAAGCTGTCGTTTAtcgtttacaatataaaataatattattacttaaacacAACTTCACTATATGATTAAACGAATGAGACTGAGCTTTGCGTAGGTATTAGATAATTCTTGTAGGCATCACTAATCAGTTATGACAACATGAATTGATAATATTCACCAACGacataatacattttgataGGTGTGAAATTTAAGCAACAAAACGAgaacattttcaattatattcagTAAGATAAtagtttaagtatataaattataagagtctaaagtcttattaataatgataaagacaatttttatttataactatttccTTGTACGAGGAACGAGAAAGCTTAAAAGTAGtcgatattttctttttcctttttatacaaatttggtTTAACTCTTGGTTCGTCTGTATATATTACAGTGCCAATGACGATGAgccatggtgaccacttatcaccagGTGGCGTTGGATCGTTTGCCTCAAAtctacaaatattattcaagtaatCTTATCGGTTAGATAATGAATAcgaaccataaaaaaaatctacggtGGGTCTAACTAAGATGTCAATTGTG is a window encoding:
- the LOC125068147 gene encoding vitamin K epoxide reductase complex subunit 1-like protein 1; this encodes MQITGLNRAIIAICLLGILISTYALYVEMAAEMKPGYKALCDISEHASCSKVLTSKYGKGLGIMPKDSPFKLPNCVYGVMFYSIMIFLTTFNVTSVVKVQIALSITSLATCVYLAYLLIFVLRDFCVVCVSTYLLNIIIAILLNKKHNGLLTKNR